A single Sporosarcina sp. FSL W8-0480 DNA region contains:
- the mvk gene encoding mevalonate kinase, translating into MFRQATGKAHGKLILIGEHSVVYDKPAIALPFSDVGVTALIEEQNNDDEIMFKSRYFSGPLSKVPEELSGIKACVQETLLLLNTIQTKICISIESTIPSGRGLGSSAAVAHSIVKGIFNYFDTPLRHDVQMHLVQIAETHAHGNPSGIDMEATTNDCPIWFQKGRPVKRLEFHHPLYLVVADTGKFGDTRSAVNGIRDLYLKNPEMARNSIDLLEDYTYECESYLSSGKIAGVGKCLDLAQIELRRLGVSDETLDHLIEASKNHGALGAKLTGGGRGGCILALAEDEQHAAKLSDALIEAGAFQVWTSIPNNPPLKG; encoded by the coding sequence ATGTTCAGACAAGCTACAGGTAAGGCGCATGGCAAATTGATTTTGATAGGGGAGCATTCAGTTGTTTATGATAAGCCAGCCATCGCACTCCCATTTTCCGATGTCGGCGTAACAGCGTTAATTGAAGAACAGAATAACGATGATGAAATAATGTTCAAAAGCAGGTATTTCAGTGGTCCTTTATCAAAGGTGCCAGAAGAACTATCTGGCATTAAGGCATGCGTACAAGAAACGTTGCTTTTGCTGAACACTATACAGACAAAAATATGTATCTCTATTGAGTCAACCATTCCTTCCGGACGAGGCTTGGGATCCAGTGCTGCAGTGGCTCATTCAATCGTAAAAGGAATTTTTAACTATTTCGATACCCCATTACGACATGATGTTCAAATGCATCTTGTCCAAATCGCTGAGACACATGCCCATGGAAATCCAAGTGGTATCGATATGGAGGCAACAACAAACGATTGCCCGATATGGTTCCAAAAAGGGAGACCGGTAAAAAGGTTAGAGTTTCATCATCCGCTTTATTTGGTTGTTGCTGACACAGGTAAGTTCGGTGATACAAGGAGTGCAGTTAATGGAATTCGCGATCTTTACTTGAAAAATCCGGAAATGGCCCGTAATTCCATCGATTTACTTGAAGACTATACATATGAATGCGAGAGCTATTTATCATCGGGAAAAATAGCTGGGGTTGGGAAGTGCCTCGACCTCGCGCAAATTGAACTAAGACGATTAGGTGTCAGTGATGAAACACTGGATCATCTAATTGAAGCTTCGAAAAACCATGGCGCATTAGGTGCGAAGTTGACCGGCGGAGGACGTGGAGGCTGTATTCTTGCATTAGCCGAAGACGAACAGCATGCAGCCAAACTTTCAGATGCACTAATTGAAGCAGGTGCATTTCAAGTTTGGACAAGTATTCCAAACAATCCGCCCCTTAAAGGGTGA
- a CDS encoding TIGR02206 family membrane protein, whose protein sequence is MGDISNSFELFSTIHFATILIIFCLIIFLFWQRGKLGGRQNQLKIYERLFAGSLLVMEITYHIWLITSGRWAADDSLPLELCSISLLVTITLLWTGNRHLIDFVVFAGIGGAIQAIATPVLDLNFPHFRFFHFFYTHTGIILTGLYFVWVKGYVPTFRGVLKTMILLNVILPVILVVNFVVDGNYMFLRMKPQNGSILDFLGPYPLYILSLEMVAFTTFVLIWLLLKKGKRFGT, encoded by the coding sequence TTGGGGGATATATCTAACTCTTTCGAACTGTTTTCCACCATCCACTTTGCTACCATCCTGATTATATTCTGTTTAATTATATTTCTGTTCTGGCAACGTGGTAAGTTAGGCGGCAGGCAAAACCAGTTGAAAATCTATGAGCGGCTCTTTGCGGGATCGCTATTAGTAATGGAGATTACGTATCATATATGGTTGATTACAAGTGGGAGATGGGCAGCGGACGATTCTTTACCGTTGGAGTTATGCAGCATTTCACTACTTGTGACAATTACTTTGCTGTGGACAGGGAATAGGCATCTAATCGACTTCGTTGTTTTCGCGGGGATTGGCGGTGCCATTCAAGCGATTGCTACTCCTGTATTAGACTTGAATTTTCCTCACTTCCGGTTTTTCCATTTTTTCTATACACATACCGGAATAATCTTGACCGGTCTTTATTTCGTTTGGGTGAAGGGGTATGTACCGACATTTAGAGGTGTTTTAAAAACTATGATTCTTCTGAATGTGATTTTACCAGTTATTCTTGTTGTAAATTTTGTAGTCGATGGAAATTACATGTTCTTGCGAATGAAACCGCAAAACGGTAGTATACTTGACTTTCTTGGACCTTATCCATTGTATATACTGTCTCTTGAAATGGTGGCATTCACAACATTTGTCCTTATTTGGTTGTTACTAAAGAAAGGGAAAAGATTCGGAACATAG
- a CDS encoding (2Fe-2S)-binding protein: MISSNTSKYTIVSLLVNGTSHDVMIRSADTLLDTLREQVGLTGAKLSCGNGDCGACTVLVNGKPMHSCLTLAIEAVNDEITTIEGIRHSEIREAFVEQWAIQCGYCTPGFILNCHALVNEHPDADEKKIEEWLQSNLCRCTGYQEIKDAVESVLKANKMKAKNNRTK, from the coding sequence ATGATTAGTTCAAATACAAGCAAATATACCATTGTTTCTTTACTTGTGAATGGGACCTCGCACGACGTAATGATTCGCTCCGCTGATACACTGTTAGACACGCTACGAGAACAAGTGGGGTTGACAGGTGCCAAACTCTCGTGTGGTAATGGAGATTGCGGGGCATGTACAGTTTTAGTAAATGGAAAGCCAATGCATTCGTGTTTGACATTGGCAATAGAAGCGGTAAACGACGAAATAACGACAATTGAAGGGATAAGACACTCGGAGATAAGGGAAGCATTTGTGGAGCAATGGGCTATTCAATGTGGGTACTGCACACCTGGCTTCATATTGAATTGCCATGCACTTGTGAATGAGCATCCGGATGCAGATGAGAAAAAAATTGAAGAGTGGTTGCAGTCCAATCTTTGTAGATGTACCGGCTACCAAGAGATAAAAGATGCAGTCGAGTCCGTTTTAAAGGCAAATAAAATGAAGGCTAAAAATAATCGTACAAAGTGA
- a CDS encoding FAD binding domain-containing protein has protein sequence MIPFIFEYFKPESIEEAIKTYTSEWKLGKKVVYFSGGTEVITFARGGKLTADTVIDLKGIPECNELGIQGDMLIIGATVTLNKLIESNLFPLMSETVRRIADHTSRNKITIGGNIVSKLGYREGILPLLVTDAVVTVVSPKTMEELPIERIANIDLKEGTFITQIKVPVDNLQLPYTSIKRTRITKVGYPIVSLAAMMKDENIRIAFSGLDNYPFRSSVIEGILNDRTLDDKQRIDDAIAKLPSPILDDCLSSKGFRQFTFGKVLTEMNMILEGNL, from the coding sequence ATGATCCCGTTCATTTTTGAATATTTCAAGCCTGAATCGATAGAAGAGGCAATAAAAACATATACAAGTGAATGGAAGTTGGGTAAAAAGGTTGTTTATTTCTCCGGTGGAACTGAAGTCATTACATTTGCAAGAGGCGGCAAGTTAACCGCGGACACGGTCATTGACTTAAAAGGAATTCCGGAATGCAATGAATTGGGAATTCAAGGTGATATGCTTATCATAGGCGCAACGGTTACGTTAAATAAACTAATCGAATCAAACCTTTTCCCTTTAATGAGTGAAACGGTGAGACGCATAGCTGACCACACGTCGAGAAACAAGATTACGATTGGCGGTAATATTGTAAGTAAATTAGGATACAGGGAAGGGATACTGCCTCTGTTAGTGACGGATGCGGTTGTTACGGTTGTCAGTCCAAAAACAATGGAAGAGCTTCCGATAGAGAGAATAGCAAACATTGATTTGAAGGAAGGGACATTTATAACGCAAATCAAAGTGCCTGTCGATAATCTCCAACTGCCTTATACAAGCATAAAACGTACGCGTATTACGAAAGTTGGATATCCAATCGTAAGTTTGGCGGCCATGATGAAAGATGAAAACATCCGAATTGCATTTAGTGGACTAGACAATTATCCATTTCGTTCATCCGTTATCGAAGGCATCCTAAATGATAGAACGTTGGATGACAAACAAAGGATCGACGATGCTATTGCAAAACTGCCCTCACCTATACTTGATGACTGTCTATCATCAAAAGGCTTTAGGCAATTCACTTTCGGTAAAGTATTGACCGAAATGAACATGATTTTGGAGGGCAATCTATGA
- a CDS encoding xanthine dehydrogenase family protein molybdopterin-binding subunit, with protein sequence MFRKTVGTAEQRIDAVEKSTGNVKYLGDKLLKGMLHAKIATSKEAHARIKSVDTTEAWKVPGVRAIVTGETFPFPIGPILADRPPIAFDKVRYYGEPVAIVVADYPYQAKQAANKIIIEYEKLPVVNSLEQAFQSDAPVIHEQLGQYTKIIDNVYPVPGTNIASHIKIRKGDFGQAWASCKDTITATYSFNLSDHAAMETRSATVEINPDGRVIVHSTSQSPFTIKKIFNQFFNIEVGKVIVHIPMLGGAFGGKGAVQLEPLAYLASNAVGGKLVKLHYEREEDMMTAPCHIGFSATVKLGVNEKGELQAGQYTFLIEAGAYSDQAAGITRAAALDCTGPYHIPNVWCDSYCMYTNHPYATSFRGYGHPELTFAIERTMDQFAKQLNMDPIKFRLMNAIKPGHSTPTQSVLNENNIGDAAKCMTRAKELIEWDGNQSSVTKDGKVRAKGVSLFWKTSTTSTNAQAGAVLLFEPDGSVKLSCAAVELGQGTKTILAQIAAERLKMNIDNILVTMEVNTQYNPHQWRTVASSTTFLAGNAVLAAADDAIKQLKKIGAVALQCSENDLDVGNSRVYLKSDPNKGIDIKTIALGYKYPNGHTVGGQIIGTGVHVQKQLTEMDKETGFGDPGPWWSVGAQAVEIEWDEQNFTYEIVKAVTVMDGGTIINPMTATQQMRGGIFLGLSIASGESFEFNDKGVIQNPDFRTYQLMRFGDQPKEYIVEFVETPSVDGPFGARGIGEYGVIGAASALANSLSAATKTELNKLPLTPELIWQTREEDL encoded by the coding sequence GTGTTTCGAAAAACAGTTGGTACTGCCGAACAACGAATTGATGCAGTAGAAAAATCTACAGGTAATGTCAAATACCTTGGAGATAAATTGTTGAAGGGGATGTTACATGCAAAGATTGCGACAAGTAAGGAGGCTCACGCGCGTATTAAATCAGTTGATACTACTGAGGCGTGGAAAGTGCCTGGTGTCCGAGCGATAGTAACTGGAGAAACTTTTCCTTTTCCGATTGGCCCAATCCTTGCAGATCGCCCGCCAATTGCTTTTGATAAAGTTCGCTACTATGGCGAACCGGTCGCAATTGTCGTTGCGGACTATCCCTACCAAGCAAAGCAAGCAGCAAATAAGATAATCATTGAGTATGAGAAATTACCTGTCGTCAATTCTCTTGAACAAGCATTTCAAAGTGATGCACCTGTTATTCATGAACAATTAGGTCAATATACAAAAATCATTGACAATGTCTATCCCGTACCAGGTACGAATATTGCGAGTCATATTAAAATTAGAAAAGGCGATTTTGGTCAAGCGTGGGCAAGTTGCAAAGATACAATTACTGCTACATATTCATTTAACCTTTCAGATCACGCAGCGATGGAAACGCGCTCGGCTACTGTGGAGATCAATCCCGATGGAAGGGTCATTGTCCATTCGACAAGTCAATCTCCTTTTACAATCAAAAAGATTTTCAATCAATTCTTCAATATAGAAGTTGGAAAAGTAATCGTCCATATCCCGATGTTGGGTGGTGCATTTGGAGGGAAAGGTGCAGTTCAATTAGAGCCGCTTGCCTATTTGGCTTCAAATGCAGTTGGAGGAAAACTCGTAAAACTGCATTATGAACGTGAAGAGGATATGATGACTGCTCCTTGTCATATTGGATTTAGTGCAACTGTGAAATTGGGTGTCAATGAAAAAGGGGAACTACAGGCAGGCCAGTATACATTTTTGATAGAAGCAGGAGCATATTCTGATCAGGCAGCAGGTATCACCCGGGCCGCAGCGCTTGATTGTACGGGGCCTTACCACATCCCGAACGTTTGGTGCGATTCCTATTGCATGTATACGAATCACCCTTATGCGACCTCTTTTAGGGGATACGGTCATCCGGAGCTCACTTTCGCCATAGAACGCACGATGGATCAATTCGCGAAGCAATTGAATATGGATCCAATAAAATTCAGGTTGATGAATGCCATTAAGCCCGGTCATTCCACCCCAACGCAATCCGTTTTGAATGAAAACAATATCGGGGATGCCGCTAAATGTATGACGAGAGCAAAAGAGTTGATTGAGTGGGATGGCAATCAATCTTCTGTTACAAAAGACGGCAAGGTCCGTGCAAAAGGTGTATCACTATTTTGGAAAACATCAACAACATCTACAAATGCACAGGCTGGAGCTGTATTGTTGTTTGAACCTGATGGGTCAGTCAAGTTAAGTTGCGCTGCTGTGGAATTAGGGCAAGGGACAAAGACGATATTAGCTCAAATTGCTGCGGAACGCTTGAAGATGAATATAGACAATATACTTGTAACGATGGAAGTAAATACCCAATACAATCCACATCAATGGCGTACCGTAGCAAGTAGTACAACATTTCTTGCTGGAAATGCTGTTTTGGCGGCGGCGGATGACGCTATCAAACAGCTGAAGAAAATAGGAGCTGTAGCGCTTCAATGTTCAGAGAATGACTTGGATGTCGGGAATAGCAGGGTTTATCTGAAATCGGATCCTAATAAGGGAATCGATATAAAAACAATTGCTCTTGGATATAAATACCCGAACGGGCATACAGTTGGCGGACAAATAATCGGAACAGGGGTTCATGTTCAGAAACAATTAACGGAAATGGATAAAGAAACAGGGTTCGGTGATCCGGGTCCTTGGTGGTCTGTCGGTGCACAAGCAGTAGAAATCGAATGGGATGAACAGAATTTTACGTATGAAATCGTGAAAGCCGTAACTGTAATGGATGGCGGCACAATCATTAACCCTATGACTGCCACCCAGCAGATGCGAGGTGGAATTTTCCTTGGCTTAAGCATAGCAAGTGGTGAATCATTCGAGTTCAATGATAAAGGTGTCATCCAAAACCCCGATTTCCGGACGTATCAATTAATGCGCTTTGGTGACCAGCCGAAAGAATATATTGTGGAATTCGTTGAGACACCTTCAGTGGATGGGCCATTCGGTGCGAGGGGAATTGGAGAATATGGAGTGATTGGAGCTGCTTCCGCATTGGCTAACAGTCTTTCGGCGGCAACTAAGACAGAGCTGAATAAACTTCCATTAACTCCTGAATTGATATGGCAGACAAGGGAGGAAGATCTATGA